One genomic window of Gemmatimonadales bacterium includes the following:
- a CDS encoding VOC family protein — MHLRVADLERALAFYTGVLGFELTQRYGTGAAFVSAGGYHHHIGLNTWQSLGGSPPAPGSTGLYHLAIRYPTRAALAEALRRLLEAGVRLDGASDHGVSEALYLRDPDQNGVELYWDRPREAWPRSADGGLEMVTRALDLESLLKEAPTK; from the coding sequence GTGCATTTGCGCGTGGCCGACCTCGAGCGTGCGCTCGCGTTCTACACCGGCGTGCTCGGCTTCGAGCTGACCCAGCGCTACGGGACCGGGGCGGCGTTCGTCTCCGCGGGCGGATATCACCACCACATCGGGCTCAACACCTGGCAGAGCCTCGGCGGCTCTCCGCCGGCGCCCGGCAGCACCGGGCTGTATCATCTCGCCATTCGGTACCCCACGCGCGCAGCGCTGGCCGAGGCGCTCCGCCGGCTGCTCGAGGCGGGCGTGCGGCTTGACGGTGCCAGTGACCACGGCGTGAGCGAGGCGCTCTATCTGCGCGATCCGGATCAGAACGGGGTGGAACTGTACTGGGACCGTCCGCGCGAGGCGTGGCCGCGCTCGGCGGACGGTGGGCTCGAGATGGTTACTCGGGCACTCGATCTCGAGTCGCTTCTCAAGGAGGCACCGACGAAGTAG
- a CDS encoding CDP-alcohol phosphatidyltransferase family protein, translated as MRRIADRAVRPAARLLHVTFGLSPSQVSWFAFAVSAGAAASIALGRIEAGLALMLAGQVLDGLDGAMARTFGLQSPQGHRLDTLLDRASETVIFLAFAAAGRVSLELALLAVAAVLLLTTVCDRSGLDPGAKRVVLYLGLWVPYPVLFEVIFGVNLAAYVIGLLVIDCQFQRAMDALGGDLDTVASRAVALEDALESDGHATKRPPSRSSAAVSA; from the coding sequence ATGAGACGGATCGCCGATCGCGCGGTGCGGCCGGCCGCGCGGCTGCTGCACGTGACGTTCGGCCTCTCGCCGAGCCAGGTGTCGTGGTTCGCGTTCGCGGTGAGCGCGGGAGCCGCGGCGTCGATCGCGCTCGGGCGGATCGAGGCCGGGCTTGCGCTCATGCTCGCGGGCCAGGTGCTCGACGGGCTCGATGGCGCCATGGCCCGCACGTTCGGGCTCCAGTCGCCCCAGGGCCACCGGCTCGACACCCTGCTGGACCGCGCGTCGGAAACGGTCATCTTTCTGGCGTTCGCGGCCGCCGGCCGAGTGTCGCTCGAGCTCGCGCTGCTCGCAGTGGCCGCCGTGCTGCTGCTCACCACCGTCTGCGACCGTTCCGGTCTCGACCCCGGCGCCAAGCGCGTGGTGCTCTACCTCGGCCTCTGGGTGCCCTACCCGGTGCTGTTCGAGGTGATCTTCGGGGTTAACCTGGCTGCGTACGTGATCGGTCTGCTCGTGATCGACTGCCAGTTTCAGCGGGCGATGGATGCGCTGGGCGGCGATCTGGACACGGTCGCCTCGCGCGCGGTGGCGCTCGAGGACGCGCTGGAGTCCGACGGGCACGCAACGAAACGGCCGCCGAGCCGAAGCTCGGCGGCCGTCTCCGCGTGA
- a CDS encoding lysylphosphatidylglycerol synthase transmembrane domain-containing protein, which translates to MSRRWQLALLALGALLFTLVVRRIGAGEIVANAIAVGWYFVPILALYGVAYACNTAAWRLAMPRGYERPSFWRTYAITVSGFSLNFVTPMVNAGGEPFRAAAVVPWFGRRKATSTVILHRMLHTLALLLTWLTALVLALVLLPRSAPVVGTLLAATAVVALLAWLLVRGHRHGVLEGALDLLHRMPLVRRVAARFEPRREMLADMDRQIAEFYHASPVAFFAALALEYTARGLYMVEYWLICLAVGIPVTYAKAYLIGGLSSLALNALFFIPFELGSKEGTLYVLFSLVGLDPSAGVYTAIVSRARDMLWIAAGLTLLAVVRHERRPRVPVPATPPGVAG; encoded by the coding sequence GTGAGCCGCCGCTGGCAACTCGCCCTGCTCGCGCTCGGCGCGCTCCTCTTCACGCTGGTGGTGCGCCGGATCGGCGCCGGCGAGATTGTGGCGAACGCCATCGCGGTCGGGTGGTACTTCGTCCCGATTCTGGCGCTCTATGGCGTGGCCTACGCCTGCAATACCGCCGCCTGGCGCCTCGCGATGCCGCGCGGGTACGAGCGTCCATCGTTCTGGCGCACCTACGCGATCACCGTCTCGGGTTTCTCGCTCAACTTCGTGACGCCGATGGTCAACGCCGGCGGCGAGCCGTTCCGCGCGGCCGCCGTGGTGCCCTGGTTCGGTCGCCGGAAGGCGACGAGCACGGTGATCCTGCACCGGATGCTGCACACACTGGCGCTGCTGCTGACCTGGCTCACGGCGCTCGTACTGGCGCTCGTGCTGCTGCCGCGGAGCGCGCCGGTCGTCGGGACCCTTCTCGCGGCGACGGCGGTGGTGGCCTTGCTCGCGTGGCTCCTCGTGCGCGGACACCGCCACGGCGTGCTGGAGGGCGCGCTCGACCTGCTGCACCGCATGCCGCTCGTTCGCCGCGTGGCGGCGCGATTCGAGCCCCGCCGGGAAATGCTGGCCGACATGGACCGGCAGATCGCCGAGTTCTATCACGCGTCGCCGGTCGCCTTCTTCGCGGCGCTCGCCCTCGAGTACACCGCCCGCGGCCTCTACATGGTGGAGTACTGGCTCATCTGTCTCGCGGTGGGCATTCCGGTGACATACGCCAAGGCGTACCTCATCGGAGGCCTCTCGTCGCTCGCGCTCAACGCGCTCTTCTTCATTCCGTTCGAGCTGGGGTCGAAGGAGGGGACACTGTACGTCCTGTTCAGTCTCGTGGGTCTCGATCCGAGCGCCGGCGTCTACACGGCGATCGTAAGCCGAGCGCGCGACATGCTCTGGATTGCGGCCGGGCTTACGCTGCTCGCCGTCGTGCGCCACGAGCGGCGTCCCCGCGTTCCCGTGCCCGCGACGCCGCCGGGGGTGGCCGGATGA
- a CDS encoding Gfo/Idh/MocA family oxidoreductase produces MYASPEPRRYRGAIIGLGNVARQSHVPAYRLEPAASRLTLAAVCEPAPHTVPPVDVALVRNLFDLSELVGPLDFVDICTPTGTHLDLTLACLERGWHVLCEKPVATTRAEADYLRRAAARAGRVVMPCHQYRYNPAWRQMRAWLDAGTIGRWHLAELDVYRAHADRGNDKRPVPWRARAAAARGGVLLDHGTHLVYELLDLAGAPAAVRAWTGRLRHRDYDVEDSAHLLLEYPERLARIFLTWGGPRREAKVRFVGELGTIEWVGGILMLERGGITECFDYSAELDKTAYARWYADLFSDFAAALDGGTTAPLDDITAVADVLDAAYRSAASGGVATAPGGPPATPASAQSGKRRSRKEPVRKARVR; encoded by the coding sequence ATGTACGCGTCGCCTGAGCCGCGCCGCTATCGCGGCGCCATCATCGGGTTGGGAAACGTGGCGCGACAGTCGCACGTACCGGCGTACCGGCTCGAGCCCGCCGCATCGCGGCTCACGCTGGCGGCGGTGTGCGAACCGGCGCCGCACACCGTGCCGCCGGTTGACGTGGCGCTCGTGCGCAACCTGTTCGACCTCTCCGAGCTGGTCGGGCCGCTCGACTTCGTCGATATCTGCACGCCGACGGGCACGCATCTCGACCTCACGCTCGCGTGCCTCGAGCGCGGCTGGCACGTGCTCTGTGAAAAGCCGGTGGCCACGACTCGCGCGGAGGCCGACTATCTCCGCCGCGCGGCGGCGCGGGCGGGGCGCGTGGTGATGCCCTGCCATCAGTACCGCTACAACCCGGCATGGCGGCAGATGCGGGCCTGGCTCGACGCGGGCACGATCGGGCGATGGCATCTCGCCGAGCTCGACGTGTACCGGGCGCATGCCGACCGCGGCAACGACAAGCGCCCTGTGCCGTGGCGCGCCCGCGCGGCGGCGGCACGCGGCGGGGTACTGCTCGACCACGGTACGCACCTGGTGTACGAGCTGCTCGACCTCGCCGGCGCGCCCGCCGCGGTGCGCGCCTGGACCGGACGGCTCCGCCACCGCGACTACGACGTCGAGGACTCCGCCCACCTGCTGCTCGAATACCCGGAGCGGCTGGCCAGGATCTTTCTCACCTGGGGCGGGCCGCGCCGCGAGGCGAAGGTCCGCTTCGTGGGTGAGCTAGGGACGATCGAGTGGGTGGGCGGCATCCTGATGCTCGAGCGCGGCGGCATCACGGAATGCTTCGACTACTCCGCCGAGCTGGACAAGACCGCCTATGCGCGCTGGTACGCCGACCTCTTCAGCGACTTTGCGGCGGCGCTCGATGGCGGCACCACGGCGCCGCTCGACGACATCACCGCGGTGGCCGACGTGCTGGATGCCGCGTACCGCTCCGCGGCGAGCGGTGGTGTCGCAACCGCGCCGGGAGGGCCGCCCGCAACGCCTGCCTCCGCGCAGAGTGGGAAGCGGAGGTCGCGGAAGGAGCCCGTGCGAAAGGCCCGCGTCAGGTGA
- a CDS encoding CDP-alcohol phosphatidyltransferase family protein, whose product MKPPNALAAKGQVVEEWIDLHFFRPLGFAIARRLGPTRATPDQVTLACLVLGLLAGTLFYFPSTPLNLLGVALFVASDVLDSADGQLARMRGSSTRFGRILDGVSDNLRFINLYLCLLLRLVHAGWGADALVLALAAGVSHSLQSAAVDFIRQAYLYLGAGSGSELDLPESLPLPRGGSLLRRVGAALYRDYVRKQAGLLPRTAELVRAAGPHAAESVRTEYRDRATALVPRCAWIGQNARFALLAVTAAVGWPAGFFWITVGPLNLILVLLVRAQESRARALLGAAASAPAVPTPTHVRVA is encoded by the coding sequence GTGAAGCCGCCGAACGCGCTGGCCGCTAAGGGCCAGGTGGTGGAGGAGTGGATCGACCTCCACTTCTTCCGCCCGCTCGGCTTCGCCATCGCCCGGCGCCTCGGCCCGACGCGCGCGACGCCGGACCAGGTAACGCTCGCCTGCCTCGTGCTTGGGCTCCTGGCGGGGACACTGTTCTACTTCCCCAGCACGCCACTCAATCTGCTCGGTGTGGCGCTCTTCGTCGCCTCCGACGTGCTCGACAGCGCCGACGGCCAGCTCGCCCGCATGCGCGGCAGCTCGACCCGGTTCGGCCGCATCCTCGACGGGGTGTCCGACAACCTGCGGTTCATCAATCTCTATCTCTGCCTGCTGCTCCGCCTGGTACACGCGGGCTGGGGCGCGGACGCGCTGGTGCTGGCGCTCGCGGCGGGTGTGAGTCATTCGCTCCAGAGCGCGGCGGTGGATTTCATCCGGCAGGCGTATCTGTACCTCGGCGCCGGGTCGGGGAGCGAGTTGGACCTGCCGGAATCGCTCCCGCTCCCGCGCGGCGGCTCGCTCCTGCGGCGCGTCGGGGCGGCGCTCTACCGCGACTACGTGCGGAAGCAGGCGGGGCTGCTGCCGCGCACGGCGGAACTGGTGCGCGCCGCCGGTCCGCACGCCGCCGAATCGGTCCGCACAGAGTACCGGGACCGAGCCACCGCGCTCGTGCCGCGCTGCGCGTGGATCGGACAGAACGCCCGATTCGCGCTGCTCGCGGTGACCGCCGCCGTGGGCTGGCCGGCGGGATTTTTTTGGATCACGGTGGGGCCGCTCAATCTGATCCTCGTGCTTCTGGTGCGCGCGCAGGAGTCGCGCGCCCGCGCACTGCTCGGCGCGGCGGCGTCTGCGCCCGCCGTGCCCACGCCGACCCATGTACGCGTCGCCTGA
- a CDS encoding aspartate aminotransferase family protein codes for MTAVEPLLALPGPRSRALFDAEARHLAPGTQSVALFSRLCIDRGDGAFLYDADGHRYIDLLAGVGVASLGYAHPRYVAAMQRQLTRVHVGSFTSEHRAALVRLIADLAPGDLNRTQLYSSGAEAVEAAVRLAKSHTGRTEVVGFWGGFHGKTGGVLPLLSGSFKHGLGPLMPGMYSSPYAAWGRTPLGRDEASCAAACLDFLRQKIACETSNDVAAIIVEPIQGTAGNVVPAPGFLPGLRAVADELGALLVADEMITGFGRTGRMFGVEHEAVRPDVMLVGKGFGGGFPMSGIIAREAVAFARPWANPSGSSSSYGGNPLAACAARITIETILEEDLVEHSRALGARMLDEIASWEDEIPIVRGARGRGLMIGFDLVVPGTRTPLDGRATRSIFDTLLARGVLAMIYTPAVRINPPLVIRDDEAMQALATMKDVLREAAERAGR; via the coding sequence ATGACCGCGGTCGAGCCGCTCCTCGCCCTTCCCGGCCCGCGCTCGCGCGCGCTGTTCGATGCCGAAGCGCGGCACCTGGCCCCCGGCACACAGAGCGTCGCCCTCTTCAGCCGGCTCTGCATCGATCGGGGGGACGGCGCGTTCCTCTATGACGCAGACGGCCACCGCTACATCGATCTCCTGGCCGGCGTCGGCGTCGCGAGCCTGGGCTACGCGCACCCTCGCTACGTCGCCGCGATGCAGCGCCAGCTCACCCGGGTGCATGTGGGAAGCTTCACGTCGGAACACCGCGCCGCGCTGGTGCGGCTCATCGCGGATCTCGCCCCGGGCGACCTCAACCGCACCCAGCTCTACTCGAGCGGCGCCGAAGCAGTCGAGGCGGCGGTGCGGCTCGCCAAGTCGCACACCGGCCGCACCGAGGTGGTGGGCTTCTGGGGCGGCTTCCATGGCAAGACCGGCGGCGTGCTGCCGCTCCTGAGCGGCAGCTTCAAGCACGGGCTCGGGCCGCTCATGCCCGGCATGTATTCGAGCCCCTATGCCGCCTGGGGACGCACGCCACTCGGCCGTGACGAGGCATCGTGCGCCGCCGCGTGCCTCGATTTTCTCCGGCAGAAGATCGCATGCGAGACGAGCAACGACGTCGCGGCGATCATCGTGGAGCCGATCCAGGGCACCGCCGGCAACGTGGTCCCCGCGCCCGGATTCCTTCCGGGCCTCCGCGCGGTGGCCGACGAGCTGGGTGCGCTCCTCGTTGCCGATGAGATGATCACCGGCTTCGGCCGCACGGGACGGATGTTCGGCGTGGAGCATGAGGCGGTCCGGCCTGACGTCATGCTGGTGGGCAAAGGCTTCGGCGGCGGGTTTCCGATGAGCGGGATCATCGCGCGCGAGGCGGTCGCGTTCGCCCGGCCGTGGGCCAATCCGAGCGGCAGCTCGTCGTCGTACGGGGGCAACCCGCTCGCGGCGTGCGCCGCACGGATCACGATCGAGACGATCCTGGAGGAAGACCTGGTCGAGCACAGCCGCGCGCTCGGCGCACGCATGCTGGACGAGATCGCGAGTTGGGAGGACGAAATTCCCATCGTTCGCGGCGCACGCGGGCGCGGGCTCATGATCGGCTTCGACCTGGTGGTGCCGGGGACACGCACGCCGCTCGACGGGCGCGCGACCCGCTCCATCTTCGACACGCTGCTCGCCCGCGGCGTGCTCGCGATGATCTACACCCCGGCGGTGCGGATCAACCCGCCCCTCGTCATCCGCGATGACGAGGCGATGCAGGCCCTCGCCACCATGAAGGACGTGCTGCGTGAAGCCGCCGAACGCGCTGGCCGCTAA
- a CDS encoding NTP transferase domain-containing protein, whose amino-acid sequence MHGLILAGGEGTRLAASGVAEPKALVPVGGTPQLVRLIRTFARLGSDSVTVALRDDVPPEPARCELARLPLPSTLLRCHTPSSLHTLAVGLEAVPPGPVFCSMVDTVMPWADWARAHDAARRALDPDDHHRARCEMLDAILVVTPHVDDERPLHVGRDTEGRVREIGGAASDPPCVSGGLYGFGPRARARAAFARAAGMDRMRAFLDLLVRDGAAVGSVEIARIIDLDHRRDLDAANTWDAAAWQDSCE is encoded by the coding sequence ATGCACGGACTCATCCTCGCCGGCGGAGAAGGCACCCGGCTCGCGGCGAGCGGCGTGGCGGAGCCCAAGGCGCTGGTCCCCGTCGGCGGAACGCCGCAACTCGTCCGGCTCATTCGCACGTTCGCACGGCTCGGCTCAGACTCGGTGACCGTGGCGCTCAGAGACGATGTCCCGCCCGAACCGGCGCGGTGCGAGCTCGCGCGGCTGCCGCTGCCTTCGACCCTGCTTCGTTGCCATACGCCATCCTCGCTTCACACGCTCGCGGTGGGACTCGAGGCGGTGCCGCCGGGCCCGGTGTTCTGCAGCATGGTGGACACGGTGATGCCCTGGGCCGACTGGGCCCGCGCGCACGACGCCGCACGCCGCGCGCTCGACCCGGATGACCATCACCGGGCCAGGTGCGAAATGCTGGACGCGATTCTTGTCGTGACGCCGCACGTCGACGACGAGCGTCCGCTCCACGTGGGCCGCGACACCGAGGGCCGCGTGCGCGAGATCGGCGGCGCAGCGTCCGACCCGCCCTGCGTTTCCGGCGGCCTCTACGGATTCGGGCCGCGCGCCCGCGCGCGCGCCGCCTTCGCCCGCGCGGCCGGCATGGATCGGATGCGCGCCTTTCTCGATCTCCTCGTGCGCGACGGCGCGGCGGTGGGCTCGGTCGAGATCGCGCGCATCATCGATCTCGATCACCGGCGCGACCTCGATGCCGCCAACACGTGGGACGCCGCTGCGTGGCAGGACTCCTGCGAATGA
- a CDS encoding HAD family hydrolase encodes MILFDFGGTLDADGERWCVRFYRAYRAAGGTLPLDEFEYQFRRSDRCLEQRAGIRTLGLAAMARAQAELLRGLVADGARLDFGRVARDFHEETIAAVTRNRPVLERLAARRPLGAVSNFTGNLDRCLAELGIAELFSVVADSAIVGASKPDAAIFLHALAAGGARPADAWMVGDNFEADIRPAAALGLATAWLAPAARPVPASGVATARIARLAELEPLVR; translated from the coding sequence ATGATCCTCTTCGATTTCGGTGGCACGCTCGACGCGGACGGCGAGCGTTGGTGCGTCCGATTTTACCGCGCGTACCGGGCGGCGGGCGGCACGCTTCCGTTGGATGAATTCGAGTACCAGTTCCGCCGCTCGGACCGATGCCTGGAGCAGCGCGCCGGCATCCGTACGCTCGGCCTCGCGGCCATGGCGCGGGCGCAGGCCGAGCTCCTGCGCGGGCTCGTGGCGGACGGGGCGCGACTCGATTTCGGGCGCGTCGCCCGCGACTTTCACGAGGAGACCATCGCCGCGGTGACACGCAACCGGCCCGTGCTCGAGCGGCTCGCCGCGCGGCGCCCGCTCGGCGCCGTCTCCAACTTCACCGGCAACCTCGACCGCTGCTTGGCCGAGCTCGGCATCGCCGAGCTATTTTCCGTCGTGGCGGACTCGGCCATCGTCGGCGCATCGAAGCCGGATGCCGCGATCTTTCTCCACGCGCTCGCGGCCGGCGGGGCTCGCCCTGCCGATGCCTGGATGGTGGGCGACAACTTCGAGGCCGACATCCGGCCCGCGGCGGCGCTCGGGCTCGCCACCGCGTGGCTGGCACCGGCCGCGCGCCCGGTCCCCGCGTCCGGCGTCGCCACGGCGCGCATCGCGCGGCTCGCCGAGCTCGAGCCACTCGTGCGCTGA
- a CDS encoding ABC transporter permease codes for MAAEAAPAPRAPSTLGASLRDPRGRFGAVVLAIIVLAAALAPLISTGTPALQRDVVATRFLPPASVDLHGVLHLLGTDRLGRDVWTRLVYGARVSIGVGVLAVAISLAIGLLVGAVAGLWRGPVRIVLLGATDFMLALPRVVLLLLLAALWSPSATLTIVVLGVTGWMPIARLVHGEVRGLVARPFVEGAVALGAGRGRLVARHLLPNVLTPVIVAAALGVGNAILLEAGLSFLGLGVQPPAPSWGNMIASGRDALMNAPWVAAAPGVALVLVVVACTLLGDAIQSALTAHS; via the coding sequence GTGGCGGCTGAAGCGGCTCCGGCGCCCCGCGCGCCCTCCACGCTGGGCGCATCGCTCCGCGACCCGCGCGGGCGCTTCGGCGCCGTCGTGCTCGCGATCATCGTGCTCGCGGCAGCGCTGGCGCCGCTCATCTCGACCGGCACGCCCGCGCTCCAGCGCGACGTCGTGGCGACCCGCTTCCTGCCTCCCGCGAGCGTCGACCTGCACGGCGTGCTCCACCTGCTCGGGACCGATCGACTCGGCCGCGACGTCTGGACGCGGCTCGTGTACGGCGCGCGGGTGTCAATCGGCGTGGGCGTGCTGGCAGTCGCGATTTCGCTCGCGATCGGACTGCTGGTGGGCGCCGTCGCCGGACTCTGGCGCGGACCGGTGCGGATCGTCCTGCTCGGGGCGACCGACTTCATGCTGGCGCTGCCCCGCGTGGTCCTGCTACTGCTGCTCGCGGCGCTCTGGTCACCCAGCGCCACGCTCACGATCGTCGTGCTCGGCGTCACCGGCTGGATGCCGATCGCGCGGCTGGTGCATGGCGAGGTGCGCGGGCTCGTGGCGCGCCCGTTCGTGGAGGGCGCGGTGGCGCTCGGTGCGGGGCGCGGCCGGTTGGTCGCGCGGCACCTTCTGCCCAACGTGCTGACCCCCGTGATCGTGGCCGCTGCCCTCGGCGTCGGCAACGCAATCCTGCTCGAGGCAGGCCTTTCGTTCCTCGGCCTCGGCGTGCAGCCGCCGGCCCCGTCGTGGGGCAACATGATCGCCTCGGGCCGCGACGCGCTGATGAACGCGCCGTGGGTGGCGGCCGCGCCGGGCGTGGCGCTCGTACTCGTCGTGGTGGCCTGCACCTTGCTTGGCGACGCCATCCAGAGTGCACTGACCGCCCATTCATGA
- a CDS encoding ABC transporter permease — MIRQLLVRGVAGLAVVWGVVTAVFLLLRVAPGDPAALLLGPTATPVQLAAERHTLGLDRPVAEQYVEWLGRFARGDWGTSIASGRPVRQVLATAWPATAWLVGLSLLLSYAFGIAVGVMQAGVGGTRLDTALSVVSVTLFALPGYWLGLMLVLVFTYELRLLPAFGASGLDAEFLPAGARALDALRHLALPLLTLALIGIGSVARFVRGAMLDLRGSLFLSVARAKGLSPRRVLLRHAFRNALIPVLTLLGLSLPAIFSGAVFVEAIFAWPGVGRVLVEAVQARDYPVVLAATAVSAILVVIGNLLAELFTAWADPRVRGAEGGRGRGG; from the coding sequence ATGATTCGCCAACTGCTGGTGCGCGGCGTCGCCGGCCTCGCCGTCGTCTGGGGCGTGGTGACGGCGGTATTCCTGCTGCTCCGCGTGGCGCCCGGCGATCCCGCGGCGCTGCTCCTGGGCCCGACGGCGACGCCGGTGCAGCTCGCGGCCGAGCGGCACACGCTGGGCCTCGATCGGCCCGTCGCCGAGCAATACGTCGAGTGGCTCGGCCGCTTCGCGCGCGGCGACTGGGGCACGAGCATCGCGAGCGGCCGGCCCGTGCGGCAGGTGCTCGCCACCGCGTGGCCGGCCACCGCGTGGCTCGTGGGCCTCTCGCTCCTGCTGAGCTACGCGTTCGGCATCGCGGTCGGCGTCATGCAGGCGGGCGTGGGCGGGACGCGGCTCGATACCGCGCTCTCGGTGGTGAGCGTCACGCTTTTCGCGCTGCCGGGCTATTGGCTCGGCCTCATGCTGGTGCTCGTCTTCACCTACGAGCTCAGGCTGCTCCCCGCCTTCGGAGCGAGCGGACTCGACGCCGAATTTCTCCCGGCCGGCGCGCGCGCGCTCGACGCGCTCCGACATCTGGCGCTGCCACTCCTCACGCTGGCGCTCATCGGCATCGGCAGCGTCGCGCGGTTCGTCCGCGGTGCGATGCTCGACCTGCGCGGCAGCCTCTTTCTGTCCGTGGCCCGCGCCAAGGGGCTCTCGCCCCGCCGCGTACTCCTGCGTCACGCGTTTCGGAACGCGCTCATCCCCGTGCTCACGCTGCTCGGCCTCTCGCTCCCCGCGATCTTTTCGGGCGCGGTGTTCGTCGAGGCCATCTTTGCGTGGCCCGGGGTGGGACGGGTGCTGGTCGAGGCGGTGCAGGCGCGGGACTATCCGGTGGTGCTCGCCGCGACCGCCGTGAGCGCGATCCTGGTCGTGATCGGCAATCTGCTGGCCGAGCTGTTCACGGCCTGGGCCGACCCGCGGGTGCGGGGCGCCGAGGGCGGGCGGGGGCGTGGCGGCTGA
- a CDS encoding ABC transporter substrate-binding protein, translating into MSRAAIAAAAVAVAVAVPACRPAAALRGATVLYASGADLQSINPLLTLHPLARQVQKYVLLTTLARYDSALRPVPYLARAWRWSDDRRTLAFALHRDVRWHDGVATTARDVAWTLDAARRPATGYPRANDLADLERVDAPDDSTAVLRFRTPQDDFPDVLTDLAILPAHLLDSVPPGRLRGAAWNQRPVGNGPFRFVSHQPNRRWVFERNPDFPASLGGPPRLQRFVVAVVDEPVTKLAALVSGELDIAGIQPAHVAFVRRDPRLEVLDYPLLFTYGIVLNTRRPPFDRLAARRAVSAALDRREIVQAYVYGYGTPATGPVPPGVPGALALTPTPPSMPHAARLAAARRADPVRIELLTVGSGDNVLEQLIQAQLRDAGFSVVIRQLELSAFLGRVYGPAHDFDAAVLGVSGDLGLGYLGPLAALAGLDAPRDPAAAQRFFADSVPVAFLYHARGVQGMNRRVRGVTMDLRGELVTVHDWWVRE; encoded by the coding sequence GTGTCGCGCGCCGCCATCGCGGCGGCCGCCGTTGCCGTCGCGGTCGCCGTGCCTGCCTGCCGCCCCGCCGCGGCGCTCCGCGGCGCCACGGTGCTCTACGCCTCGGGTGCGGATCTTCAGAGCATCAACCCGCTTCTCACCCTGCACCCGCTCGCGAGGCAGGTGCAGAAGTACGTGCTGCTCACGACGCTCGCGCGCTACGATTCGGCGCTCCGGCCCGTGCCGTACCTCGCGCGGGCGTGGCGGTGGTCGGACGATCGCCGCACGCTCGCCTTCGCGTTGCACCGCGACGTGCGCTGGCACGACGGGGTTGCCACCACCGCGCGAGACGTCGCCTGGACCCTCGACGCGGCGCGCCGCCCGGCAACCGGGTATCCGCGCGCCAACGATCTCGCCGATCTCGAGCGCGTGGACGCGCCGGATGACTCGACCGCCGTGCTCCGTTTCCGCACGCCCCAGGACGACTTTCCCGACGTGCTCACCGACCTCGCCATTCTCCCCGCGCATCTGCTCGATTCGGTGCCGCCCGGGCGCCTGCGCGGGGCCGCATGGAACCAGCGCCCCGTGGGCAACGGACCGTTCCGCTTCGTGTCCCACCAACCCAACCGGCGCTGGGTGTTCGAGCGTAATCCCGACTTCCCCGCGTCGCTCGGCGGGCCGCCGCGACTCCAGCGCTTCGTCGTCGCGGTGGTGGACGAGCCGGTGACCAAGCTCGCCGCCCTCGTCTCGGGTGAGCTCGACATCGCCGGCATCCAGCCGGCGCACGTCGCGTTCGTGCGGCGCGACCCGCGGCTCGAGGTGCTCGACTATCCGCTGCTCTTCACCTATGGCATCGTGCTCAACACGCGGCGGCCGCCGTTCGACCGGCTCGCCGCGCGCCGCGCCGTGTCCGCGGCGCTCGACCGGCGCGAAATCGTCCAGGCGTACGTGTACGGCTACGGCACGCCCGCGACCGGCCCCGTGCCGCCCGGCGTGCCCGGCGCGCTGGCGCTCACGCCTACGCCGCCATCGATGCCGCATGCCGCGCGCCTTGCCGCAGCGCGCCGCGCCGACCCCGTACGCATCGAGCTGCTCACCGTCGGCAGCGGGGATAACGTGCTGGAGCAACTGATCCAGGCCCAGCTTCGCGACGCCGGCTTCAGCGTCGTCATCCGGCAGCTCGAGCTTTCGGCGTTTCTCGGCCGCGTGTACGGGCCGGCGCACGATTTCGACGCCGCGGTGCTCGGCGTTTCGGGCGATCTCGGACTCGGCTATCTTGGGCCGCTCGCCGCCCTCGCGGGCCTCGACGCCCCGCGCGACCCCGCCGCGGCCCAGCGCTTCTTCGCCGATTCGGTGCCGGTCGCCTTTCTTTATCATGCGCGCGGCGTACAGGGAATGAACCGGCGAGTGCGCGGCGTCACGATGGATCTCCGGGGAGAGCTCGTTACAGTGCACGACTGGTGGGTGCGGGAGTGA